GAAGAAGGTATTATAGCTTCTAATGAAATACTGAACGTAATATAGCTTTtcggaacacaaaaaaaacatagcAGAAGGGTCTTTATATCAGCTATATTCTACTTAAATAAATCATACGAAAGACAAGTTTGCGATTTACATTTTGTGTGTCAAAGAACATAGTACTAGAACACACAACCCCCGCTGGtaaagaaagaagaaatggTGGGACAACACGTTTGATCATAATTGTTCTAGTAGTCTGtcgagaaaaatcgataagGTATATCTAAACTTGTGCTTAAAAGTATATCAGGCGCAACGGACGATGTCGATTTCACAAGTAAACCTGACCAAACAGTTTGCCAGGTGGCCAGCGAAGGCACGGTTGTAGATGTATGAACACGTCTCATCGATGGCCCTCAAAACGCTGTGGGTGCTCTCGTCGGGAGGATTTGGACGAAGAGTGAGCCGCCCCCGACCGTGGTCTGTATTGGCGTGATCGTGATCTTTCGTTACGGCGTTGCGGTTGACGGCGATGTTTCGCATTTATTGATTGGGATCGATGTGAACGCGATGAACGCGAAGAGCACGACGACGAATCGGACGATGATCGTGAGCGCGATTTCttgcttcttcgttttctgGAGGCGCTCGCGTGTCGCTCACGAGAACGCGTTCGATATATTGAAGGTCTAGCATTCGCTCGAAACAAAGAACGGTCACAGGAGATATGCAGATGAAAATTATAAGAGaaaaaattgtgcaaaaaattatagaaaaggtaacagaaacaaaacaaataagcGAATAATGTTATGGTTATACGTTGGATCGTGCAACACACTTCAAAATATGTCTAGCGAACTATCGAAtagttacaaaacaaaaactaaaaatctATAAAACACTTCTAAGAGCAAGTCTCCATCACACTTACCTAGTTATACGGCGTCGATCAAGGAATGATGGTGATCCGGCCCGACGAGGGATTGAAGGAGACCGTGATCCAGTGCGGGATCGGGCCACGCTCGAACGCGTAGAGGGACTGCTAGAACGACTTCTCGAACGACTGCTACCGCGACCAGAAGAACTACGGCTGtgtgacgatgacgatcgacTTTGCGAACGGGAACTGCATGTATCGCTGCTGGAACTACTGTAACTGCGTGATCTTattaaacaataacaaagAGGTAAATCAATGCTTGCAGCGAGCGAAGAACGTATTACTTACTTTTGGGAACGGGATCGTGAACGAGAATGGGATCTCGAACGAGAACTTCTAGTTGTGGTTCGCTCTTTATGGGTTTTGTTGGGCTTTCCggatattttttctttcaaaatatTGTCCACAGCTTGCAAGATCGTCGTTTTCTTCGTATTAGCTTCCGAATCGTCGGCTACAGCACACGCACCAACGGTGCTAATAATTTCATGAATCTCTTTCTTAATCGTTGCATTATTTGTATTGTTGCTGGTTGCATCTAGTGCAGTAGACGCACTCATCGTTGTTGACGATGGCATCGGTAGTGTTTCGCTGACTGCAGAAGCGGAATCTGGAAGCGTATTGGACGAAGTTGGATCGAGCGGTTGCTGCTTAGTGTGCAACAATTGCAAATCTCTTTCCCGCGATTCTCCAACGCGCGACTCGACAAGCAGTGCACTCGAAACATCGCTACTCTTTCCGACCAATCCCATAACTCCAATTATGGCACCACTTGCTCCCATGCTTTcagacacattttttttcttttccaaactCTGCTTGGCCTTGGCGGCTAGATCGTTTTTCAACGCTTTCAGCAGCGAGAGATCTTTTTCCTGTTCGCGCTTATCATCGTATCTCGGAAGAAAGGCGTCCAAATTGTCTCCCCCTTCATCCCTCTCATCTCTACCGTGATCTGTATTGTCCGATTCGGCCGACGAATGGGATGTCTCCGGCGAATGTAATTTCACCACTGGTTGTTGCACGACTGTAGTTGACGTACCATGAGATTGGGCAGACGATAGAGAACCTATAGCGAATATAGTAGTTTTCTTctgtttaaacttttttgaATCGCCTTCGCCAGTGATGGATAAAGTTTCAGTTCTTCTTCGCTCGGGACTACTGGAGACACGCTTgtacaattttgtttcatgcTCATTCtcccgtttgttgttgaattttCGATCACTACGATCTGAGCGAGAAGCTCTTGGACCAACTTTAAACGATGGAATTTCCGCTTTCGATGAAATGGCATCGCGATCAGAACGTCGTTTCTTAATCTCCGGCGAACGTGACACGTCGCGTCTTAAGCTATGACGCAATTTGGAGGTGGAAGAAGACGCCGAGACTGACGTTAGTTTGTTGTTCGACTTTTTTGATACAGAATTGGAGTTTCCCTCTGGCGCTGCAGCAGCTTGAGTTTTTTTAGTTTCTGAAGAGGAAATATGTTGTTTAAACTGTTGTTTATTCAGTGGCGTTGAAGACGATTCGCCTCGACTTTTGGCGGAAGGAGCAATGGAACGCGAACGAGAACGTGACGGGCGTTTCCGCGGAGAACGTGATTCACTGTCACTACGCTTCGTCTCCGGATCATCCTCCCGGGGCTTAGTTTCTTCGTTCGAATAAGTTTTTGTCGCACTAGCGGACCCATTTGCTCGCCCATTATCTATCACCGCTGATCCAAACGAAGTGGTCTGTTCTTCACcattcattttatttacttctGGATTTCCTATATTTTCGGCAGAGGTCTGATGCAAGATGTCGTGGTAGCGATCGGGGTCGCGTCTTGCAGGTGAATAGCTCAAATCGGAAGCTGAATCGTCAGAAGATAGCTGTTTTTCAGCTATTAACGAAGCGTCTGGTATACCGCTAGCTGAGCGTTGTGGCGGTGCTAGCGCTGAAGGCGACATCGTTTTCGTGTGTTCAGGGCGTTTGCGAGTCTTTTCGGTAGAGTCTTGTTTTAACTCAGGGgatttgttgcgttttttgcttcccgtCGACGATGATTTGTCCATGCGCTGAGGCTCTTGGGGCGAGCTCTTGAcatgtgtttttttcgatGGATCGTTGGAACGCAGCCAAACATTTGAAGCTGCGTGCTCCTGTTGCTTGTCGACACTGCGCGATGATCGTTCTCTGAATCGATCAGCATCGTGATCGCGAGTGCGGTTGGGATTCCGTTCACGTTCTTGGCCACGATCACGGTTTCGTTCAGCGTCACGTTCACGTTGGCGTTGATGTTTGCCTCGATCACTTTGCCTCTCGAATTCACTTGGAACACGACCAGCATCATTTGGTTCATGATGATCTGACTCACGATGACGCCGGTCTGTTTTGTCCGTTCTTTGTGGTGTATAATCGCGCCGCTTTCTATCACTTGATCTTCTCAAACTACGTTCCGTCGTGGGAGAACCTCGATTTTTGTGTTGACGACTGCGACGACTCTCAGAACGGGAGCGTGACTTATGTTTTCGTTCACGATCTATTGAACGTTCCCAGCGACGATGCCTCGATCTACTACGCCGTTCCCGATTTTCATCTCCCTTTTGCATTATACCATGATCATGGTGGGGGCGCTGAAACCCTCCTCTAATATTCGAACTTCTGCCGGAGAAGGCATAGCCAAGGTTACTATCATCATCGCGATTATAGCTTCGAGGTCCTCTACTTTGGCTGTGAGTAATGTAGTGATCTCGACTATTATCGACGATTATATGTCGGTTGCGATCGTTGAGATTTTTGTTCTTCGCATGCAATACTTCTTCCGATACGCATGAATCACCTTGGTGATTGCCTTCATCATGCACGTCCTCACGCCCTGGTGGCTCTTCCATTAATGACTTGTTTTCCGTCATTGGTGACCTAAAATATATGCGAATATATACAAATTTGCTTTGCTGAATATTCCTGtcttaaattaattgaatacTAACTTTACGTGGAATGACGAACGAGATTTtgccttcttctttttcgatgatttctttttctgcagaaaataaaataaaaagaatgaaTACATTTGCAACTTGCAAAAAGAAGATGGCGACTTGATTAATAATATGTTCGCAATATGTTTAATAATTATGGCAACGAATTAGACAAATGTTATTTGTCATGAGGCATTTTGCCATAGATAAATTCAATGAAGGCGGTTTACCATGATAATGAAGCCGCAATATTGATTACATTCATCTGCCGTAGGGACATACCttgtctttcttttttgtagactttttctttcgtttactgctgctgccgcgctCCGAACTAGACAATGCATCGCTGGCCATTGAGTTTGAGTCCGAATCTGTGTCAGTGGAATCGCTGTCGTCATTCCGTTGAAACtttttcgaatgcttttttttAGTTCTATCGATTTGAAACGCCGCCGACAGAAACCATCAACGGGCCAGCATCCCAAgggaccaaaaccaaaaagtaaaagtaaaaaaacaaatcgcacAAAGTCAGTCAGAAACATTTAAGTGAAACGAATGGGAGAAGTACTCGTGAACCgtgtttgaatattatttGATGCATATATTCGTTAAGACTGTGGAATGTGATGCATAAAATAACGGATTGACTGCGtagtttcattattttctcagCACGTACAGACGACAGTTTGAAGGGGAAATCACTAAAAATTGGGCATTGTACAGGTACATTCCGAAAACTACGTCGTCGGTTTAAGTTTTCCATTggcataaaacgaaaaatgagGTTCTTGCACACGCGACAAATTTTCTACAAGCTTAAAGATTTCGAAATCCTAAATTTTGAGTATGAAATCGAAGGTGAAATATGTTCATAAACGGACGCGCGGTCTGCTGCAAATCCCTTGTGTTGCTGACTtaatggcgaacgaaaaaacggacaataatttagcaaataacaacagaaattgaaaacattgcaGGTGAGTCGTCGTTCGATTGCAGGAAAAACATGATTTACTTCTTTAAATGTACATAGTAGTTTTGTCCATTATGCACATCCGGCACATTACTCCTTTGACATTGGTAGAGCACAAGAGGGACTTCATAGATTTGTTAAAAATGATACCCTGGCGGATAAGAAAATGTTTGTACTTAAAATAACCAGAGAACCTAATGAGCACAACAAAATATGTTATTCAGCTTCACTGTGATTGCACAAATTGTACACAGATCTTACGCATAGTTATCTCAAAGAGAAAGTGATCGGGTCCGCAAGCAACAATATCATCAGATCGTGTATCTTCAACATTGTTTTGATCACGACAATTTCTTAATTCGACAAATGAACCaaagaacaagaagaaaacaaaactcttcATTTTTAATTCAGATATTCAGATATGTTTTATCATAGAACATTTGATATTTATAATAGTAAAAATGGGAAATCGCAGCTGTTTAAAGAATAGATTATTTTTACCTTTCCATCAtgataaatatattttcatcATATTATGGTCTGTCTTTAggaaaaaaggagagaaaaaagaataaaataagagacattttcttttttttacacTGGATTTGCAAATGCGACAATAGGGGGTAATTTGCTGAGCGGATTTTCTCAAACGATTCGTATTATTTTGAAACCGTTTATAAACAAATCTATTGTTGTTGTAAAGAAATATCAAATCAGCAATAATGTTAGCGAAAGATCAAATGATGGACAAACactcaaaaaataaaaaaagccaTTAATGCTGTTGTAAACTTGGTTCTATAAAGTGGGTCAAAATATAAACAGCATCTGAAGAGAACAGAATGTATTTCGAATatttcgaaaaacaaaaacattaactgCATAATAATCATGATATTATTATCTATAGGTCACGTGAACGAAAAAGCATTCGAAACTATGTAGGCCTTATAGCTCCTTAGTTAACTATAAAAGAATACAAAATCATAACAATTGAAATGTATAATTATTACgaatgcaaaaaaatgcaCAATTCGAACCAAATGATTCGGGGTTTTCAACGAAgtaatggaaacaaattgaagagacgtaacaataaaaaacagTACGAAAAACTTATATAGTTAGGCAGGTACAGCACAAATACTTACCAACTAGAACGCGTGATAGAGTATTGATAATATTATTTGAATAGGTTTCGATTCGAAAGGTGGCGTTTGTTTTACATTGattgtaaatgtaaaaaacaTACATGTAGAACGAAATGCATTTTACACGTTGTATTTTGATTTGCAAAGGACCGATGCACGTTTCGTTAGGTGTTGTAGAATTAGTGTGCGGTAGGGTAGAATGTTTGGTGTTATTATGTCGTTTTAAAGAAGATACACAATTTGGGAACGCAATCGGTTCGAGGGGTAGTTTAAGagagcaaaattaaaatgagAGAAGATGGTAAGATAGAGAGAGATGATGAGAATTAGTATTTTTCGAATAAAAGTATGCGATAAGTTAGTTATTTAAATGAGTTTACAAACATATTTGCATTCGCACAGCAAATAACATCGTTTGTGAATGATATTAAAAAGATTTTCATAGAAAAAGTGCCATTGTCAAGTCAAAGTATTACTACATattgaaaccatttttgtTCGTATGACAATAATATGACCATATTTTTTTCCTATTATTTCAGAAACAGGGCAGTATCATAATGCTGTCCTCGTGATGCAATGACATACATATACCTCACTTGAATATGTTTCTATCGGAGGTGTGAATCATAGCAAAATGGGTGCCTTTGCAATGTTTGTACAAATACTGAATTGATGgcataacaaacaaatattcaattcATAGAAAGAAGATCTTGTCATCTTTTAACTGTTTAAACGAGATATTCAGCTTGACACTCACATTTTGTCATCTCTTCTACTGCACGCAACTGGCGTGGATGTCAAAACTTTATAAATATctataaacataaattaagtCAATCATAATTACctgtcttttttgtttttctttgatttcttctttttatctttcttgCGATTTGGACTTGAAGACCTACGAAGAAAGTgtcattagaaaaaaaaagttaaacatgtgagttttatgtttattgttatCGTTTGTATCGAGATCCATCCTGTTCGGAGTTGGCAATACTCACATATCCCgtgcttttttctttttctttttcttctcttccttATTGCGGGATGCTCTCGGAACTACCTTTCCGCTAATATTgccctcatcatcatcagtccTTTCTCTAGCTCCGTCATTATCACCACGATCAACACGATCGTGGGACGCCAAAGCAGCACGCTTCCCATTACGGCTAGTCGTTTCGGAGCCGCTTCCTTGCTTTTCAGGTGATGGTGTTCGCACGAGTGCGTAGCGTTTACGATTGACCCGTTCCACCTCCTTGACCTTTTCTTTCTCAGCCAACTCCTTCTGCAAGGCTTCCGATTTTGCTAGATCTTCCTTGGCTTTTCGGTCCTGGTCGAAGCTTGTACCCTCGACAAAGTATTCCGAAATGCCGAATGCATCGCGGagtttcgcgtttttttcctgctgGGCCTGGGCAATGTGATGAGTTTCCCGCACACTatcaaagtaaataaaaatcggtacaaaattgaattgaaaaattgaaaatgtagtGTATTAGTATAGTCATTTTTATCATTCTTTGCAAAGCACTGttatattaaaaaaagaaaacaatacaGTTTTAAATATGCTtcacttaacaaacaaaatcggaCGGAATCTGGATTTATTGGCTTAatggcaaatttattttcgcatTCGCACATATATTCTTAATGTTATCAGTAACTTGAAATTAcattgatttttgttgttttttgttggcaaacaatgagcaaacgcggcagccACTTTAAACAGAGCTTTCTCATAGCCAAATGTTCATGCGATATAATGGAGCGATGGAGCAGaataacacttttcaagccattgcttcgcttgaaatgtatttttttctatcaatAAGAAGTGTAACataaaaacacgaaattgttttcgataCATGGTTCTGAAAATATCAAAGGTAGTGTCACTTTAAGCAGGACAACTGCCAGCAAACTGGCAGCGGGATTGGGACAGGGAAACAAATGGCAGATCGACACACTCGGTGGCTACAGGACACGGTGAAGTTAGCTTTCACCTAACTTAGCTTCTTCCGGCCATGGGTACTTCAGGGAGTATCTCAACCGGATTGGACGAGCCTCATCAGCACACTGCCCCGCTTGCAAAGGCACAGTGGTGTCGCCCGAGCATATCCTAGTGACTTGTCCTAGGTTTGAGGAAGCAAGGAAACGCATGAACCTCGTGCTAGGTGCAGAAGTTGCAGCAGAAGTGTTGCTAATGTGCGAGACCCCTGCTGCTTTCGATGCAGTCAGTGGGTTCGCGAAAACGACGATGACACACGCTTGCTCAGAGTGGCAGGAGGAGCAAAGGAGGAAACCACGACAGCAAACCTCGAAGGAGTAGCCTTGCTAAGTCGTGAGCGCGATATTTTAGCGAGCGTACCCATGGGGGTACGAGTGGGACAAACTTGTCCAGCCTCCCCTTCGAAGGTAATACCGAGCAAGTGATCCGAAAGGGGGTCAAGGCATTGGTAGGGGGTTTTAGTGGGTAGGTCCGGACTCCTCAGAGACCGGAAATCCCACACTACCGGCTAGGAGGTCCCGCCCTCCTAACGGTGCCTATGAAGGTTTCCCGCCccgcatcgaaaaaaaagcaggACAACTCGTAAACTtatgaattaaattatgaaatgaaattacattattatgaaattttaCCAGCTTTCTCTTGACGGTTAGTACTAACTGTAAAAGTtatgaatgcaataagactagcgGTATTTAAGGGTTAGGCCCCTGACTTTCCAGCACATGTGTTAAATCAATTCAAGCGACCTAATCCTATCCAAGAGACCTAACCCATTAACAAAGAAATATACGCAGATGACTACATTGCCTCCATCTAGTTTCTCGgtaaaatatttcatcacTCGATTCATCATTGAACAGGACTGTCCACAATCCGGTTTCAACGATACGCCTTCCGTTTGTGTGAtctgatttaatttttaattttaattgttcCAGGATTTGTTAATTTTCGATGGACCTTAAGGACCTTAAGCATTATGCAATTATCGAGGCTTATCGAATTCAAGCACGCTATTAAGGAGGCGATGGGGCGATGAAACACGATATACAGCTAGCCACGTTACATGCGCGGAAACGGCTTTGAGGTGGGTCCGCAACTGAAGCCTGTGATCATCTACATCAGACCCATTCACGAAAAGCTATGCACGTTAGGTTTGTAAGGCACATTCTACAGGATAAGTCTGCCAAACGTTCACGCTGCTAACAAAGACCCGAAGAGGAAAAGGACTCTTTTTGTGCTATCATACAGAGTTTGACAGCTACTCCAAAATTACCTAGAAATCCTAATCCTTTAAAACATCGAACGTTAAAGCTTGCAGGGAGGCAGTGTTACTctgatctctctctctcgtaagTGACGAATGAATCCTTGCCCCCtaaagtctctataataataaaacaataaggGAGTCAGTGTACATCCAATACATAGGCTTTCATAGTCTACACGAGTTAAGTAACAATAATGGTGCAAATTGATCAAATTTTCATCCGCAAGGAAGCggggaatttattttaaacttaGTAGTACGGACTGTGTATTCTTGACCTACAGCCGCTACAACAGAAGACTATTGTGTACCTTTCGTAAGGTTCTTCAGCATATTTCGATGTAGAAAGACTAAGTAATTTGACTAAGTTGTTGACATCTGCAAAACGTGCTTTCCCAATGTTCTACTATAACGAATTTTCGTTGATATTTTACATTGCTGTACATTACCTTACAACACTGTGCATAGCCGGCATGCCAATCGGATTTATAGCGGAAATTGTGCTACCATCGGAGGCTCCCGTTGCAGCGGCTGTAGTTGTCCTTATGCAGAACCTacgctgctgttgttgtgacAGATGATGATGTGGGTTACGGGGTTGATAGTAATTGTGCCCAAGATGATGGTAAGGCTGGTGAGAATGTGCATCATGTCCTTGAGACATCATAGTTCCTTCCGGATGATATTGGCATACACAACTCGCCGAATTTTGTGACGGAGGAACGCACGCAGCGTCTCTCAAGTGACACAAAGATGCTCTTGGTTTCACCATGATCCCAAAAGTAACGGAATCGCAGGACGAAGAACGTGAAACTGAATCGTCCTTGACGTTGCgagattttttattttccaccaacggCTTCTCCGAGTGTACATTCGGGCAAGGCTGATGTCGACGTAGACGATGTATGTCAGGCCCTAGTTGGGAGTGACTCGAGTTTTCGCATCGCCCATTCTGCAGCATCcgtttttgttggtgttgttgtggaTGGTTTTGTTTATCGCTTACGTTATGGCATGAGATAGCGCGATTTTGTACGGTTGCTTCGAGCTGACAAGATCTCAAAGACACGGGATGTACTGCTGTAGCACATGCGCAGTAGCAATGACGGCATCCAGCGTTATCCAGTATTTCATTGAGTGGGCTGGTTCCGATGGATGCAATTTCCAGCACGTCCTCCTGATTGCGATCTCTACGGGCTTTGGGCGACATCGTTACTAGCGATGAAAGGCAAAGTCCTTGCAGCTGcagttgttgctgtagttTTAGTAGCAACCGTCGGTTATGCCAACTCTTTGCTCTGCCAGTGCCGGGCTTGGTTCTTCGTGAGGGAGTTTTGGTCTCAATGAACGGTCGAGTTTGATGAAGGAAAGTGGaatcttttttcgttcgccggaTGTCGGTCGAAGGAAGCTGACTGCTTTCGCTTCCCTTGACATCATTTCTATGAACTGTAGACTTTATCCTTCGCTCAGGACTTGGGTGATGATTGTATTCTGATATTGTCAATATTTCTTCTATTTGTCTGCCCCCAACCTCTGTGGTCGTTTCTTGTCCATGTTCCAGATTAGTTGATGAATCCGAAGTATTTAGCAACCCGTTCTGTTGCGTTAGATCTTCCACATTGCAGCGAATGTCGTGTTCAAAAAATTGTGCTTTTGGTGGTTTTCGATTGCTATCGTgcgatttctttttcatcgcCGCCAATCGGCGGCGGAATTTAGCCGCAGATGAGAGTTTTTTATTCATCACTGCTGACATTCAAGGAGGAGTATGGAAAATGCCgaatattgttttccaaaaGCGACCTTAGCGCAGTTTGTGGGGTAAATTAACAATTGTTGACCACACTTTCGAGAACTTATTACTTATGGAAGACGTGGATTTTGATAAGTACTATTTAAATAATCTTATATGCACACATGCGTTGCAACTTTTATGGAAGACAGTGGATTTCTATCGATCGTCAATTGCACTTGTTATTGACACATTCTATCTTATAacgccaccgtcaccaacTACCATCGTATAAATCTCTGGAAGACTTCTTAGTGATTTTTGATACCTTTCTTCACCTATGCTTTCACATGACGATaattttcaacgttttttaattaaaaattcatggCGAACATTGTCACCTTATGTGCATACACGCTACAACTATTGCTAGATCTTTTCTGGCTTTTCACATCacattttcgtttgtttctaACCGTTTGCTGCTGATAGTCCGTTTCACCGCAACTACCGGTAGCGGATAGGTTTTCATTTTGCCACAATCGATCCGATAGTTCCCCTTCAAGGGCCTAATGTATTGCCTCTGTAAGGCAACTGTGCCACATTACTGTACCGAACTTTCCTTTTGACGTTAATAAGGATAAAATAGCAAAACTGAACACTTTCGGCCTTTAAAAGGCCACCGCCATTTCGGAAATCTTTCCAACACTTGGTATGTAGTAGTAGTCCACACTGAAACTCCACAGTACCTCATGGCGGTGGCCATATTGATACTATAATTATTCAACTAAATTTATCCCAATGCTGGATTTTTGCTAAAGTCTGAATTCATCCGCACTCGTCGTTGGTATAACATGACGGGTGTAAAGCGTTTGAACAGATCCGACTCGTTTGGTCTAAAAAATGCTGCCTTtatgttggtgtgtgtgtgtgtgtgtgtatttgGAGCGCTATTGCGCATGGTAAATGAACGAATGAGGCATTTGCGAACTGGATGCTGCGTACTGCGTGAGATGTTCTGTGTTTGGAAATAGTTTTCTTTGATGCTTCTATTTACTAGCTTCGACATCCAATCGGCCATATCTTGTCATAAACTGACAACTTTATGATGTGATGTTTTTTAATGGAAAGGACGAGTATAAATCAGAACAAAAGCTTGGTTTTCAGATGTCTTTCCCTTCAGGTTTcatgaaaaaaacattgttgaAAAACGCTGAGCATGGCCAGACGTATAAATCcatgatttgtttattattatcgtTCATAGCAATCATACAACGACGAAACTTAAACCAATGaagtaagagagaaagaaagagatcgaaaagagaaagagagaaagagaatgaagagagagagagagagagaaatagagagagggagagaacgACAGATATCTGGCTCGAGTGCCACAATCAATCTGCAATCAAAACCAGTTGTGATGACAGTTTCGAGCATTGCTCCGAAAGATGCTCATCCGAAGATTATGGAGCACCGGGACCAATGAGATTGTAGTTTGGTATTTAACAGGATTGTGAGTTgtttgcagcagcaacgacggAACGGGAGGTTTAATGTGTTAGTCATGAACTGAATCTTAACATTGATTTAGTTGTTGTTCCGTTCGACGCTATTTCAAGTGCTATTGGGATTGAAGTTCTTTTTCTCAATCACTAAACCCCTACTAGACGCAACCGGGTGTGTCGCAAGTTGATAATATTCGTTTTGTTATTTACTAGCTTAGCGAAATCTTCGCTTAGTCACTCGCATTCCTCATCACGTCCCAATCAGCTGCGAGATTCATCTTGCGAAACTTGCGTTTTGGTCAATTTTTCATGAAAAAACTATAAAAGatttataaatacggcccgatccgttcttctaagattaaaaaaaatatataaaagatatttccttttttcattttacgtTATTTATACACTTACACACTCTTACGgtaagaaacagaaaatcccccaaaaaaaaccataaaatacCAACCGTCAACAGTAGCTATCTTATCTTAGTTTGAGAACATTTTTGAAACTATTGCACGTATATTAATCTAAAATATCTGATTGatgttttcattcaaaataaattaaacatacATACATTCTGGTTCATAGTCATATTGGCAAGGATTATTGGAGCTTATAATTAAACGTACAATTAATCTTTACAAACTCAAAATCCTTGTACGAAATACGAAAACTTTTGCTGGCGCTTTGCATTCATTGTTCTGTGATACACCTTTGTCCGTGTTTTACAAGCTTCAGGGGTTTTAGCGTATCGCACCGTtagcaacaccaccaacagccacCACACGCTAGATGCACAATCGTTGTCCATATTGCTGGCGGCACTACAGAGAGTCCAAGCTAATTCGCCATAGTATGACCAACAAACGCACACCGTAAGAATACAGCCCAACCTATTCCCTGATAGACATAAAACGTACCCAtctttatgtttcttcttctttccctCCATTTGCCTGTAGTCAGACAATGGAATCCTTCTTTCCATCTCTGTATCTAGCTTGGTGCTTCGGTCAGCTCTTTCCGATCACAACTTACTATGATCTTTTCTGcac
The nucleotide sequence above comes from Anopheles bellator chromosome 1, idAnoBellAS_SP24_06.2, whole genome shotgun sequence. Encoded proteins:
- the LOC131205742 gene encoding serine/arginine repetitive matrix protein 2 isoform X6, whose product is MNQGTVDLPKDEFGRLLVRETHHIAQAQQEKNAKLRDAFGISEYFVEGTSFDQDRKAKEDLAKSEALQKELAEKEKVKEVERVNRKRYALVRTPSPEKQGSGSETTSRNGKRAALASHDRVDRGDNDGARERTDDDEGNISGKVVPRASRNKEEKKKKKKKARDMSSSPNRKKDKKKKSKKNKKDRTKKKHSKKFQRNDDSDSTDTDSDSNSMASDALSSSERGSSSKRKKKSTKKKDKKKKSSKKKKAKSRSSFHVKSPMTENKSLMEEPPGREDVHDEGNHQGDSCVSEEVLHAKNKNLNDRNRHIIVDNSRDHYITHSQSRGPRSYNRDDDSNLGYAFSGRSSNIRGGFQRPHHDHGIMQKGDENRERRSRSRHRRWERSIDRERKHKSRSRSESRRSRQHKNRGSPTTERSLRRSSDRKRRDYTPQRTDKTDRRHRESDHHEPNDAGRVPSEFERQSDRGKHQRQRERDAERNRDRGQERERNPNRTRDHDADRFRERSSRSVDKQQEHAASNVWLRSNDPSKKTHVKSSPQEPQRMDKSSSTGSKKRNKSPELKQDSTEKTRKRPEHTKTMSPSALAPPQRSASGIPDASLIAEKQLSSDDSASDLSYSPARRDPDRYHDILHQTSAENIGNPEVNKMNGEEQTTSFGSAVIDNGRANGSASATKTYSNEETKPREDDPETKRSDSESRSPRKRPSRSRSRSIAPSAKSRGESSSTPLNKQQFKQHISSSETKKTQAAAAPEGNSNSVSKKSNNKLTSVSASSSTSKLRHSLRRDVSRSPEIKKRRSDRDAISSKAEIPSFKVGPRASRSDRSDRKFNNKRENEHETKLYKRVSSSPERRRTETLSITGEGDSKKFKQKKTTIFAIGSLSSAQSHGTSTTVVQQPVVKLHSPETSHSSAESDNTDHGRDERDEGGDNLDAFLPRYDDKREQEKDLSLLKALKNDLAAKAKQSLEKKKNVSESMGASGAIIGVMGLVGKSSDVSSALLVESRVGESRERDLQLLHTKQQPLDPTSSNTLPDSASAVSETLPMPSSTTMSASTALDATSNNTNNATIKKEIHEIISTVGACAVADDSEANTKKTTILQAVDNILKEKISGKPNKTHKERTTTRSSRSRSHSRSRSRSQKSRSYSSSSSDTCSSRSQSRSSSSHSRSSSGRGSSRSRSRSSSPSTRSSVARSRTGSRSPSIPRRAGSPSFLDRRRITRPSIYRTRSRERHASASRKRRSKKSRSRSSSDSSSCSSRSSRSHRSQSINAKHRRQPQRRNERSRSRQYRPRSGAAHSSSKSSRREHPQRFEGHR